From one Leifsonia soli genomic stretch:
- a CDS encoding DUF6153 family protein, whose amino-acid sequence MASEFRRGGSTVIGRHATPSSVWRPLFLLLAVVGVIVGILGMHTLVSGPADSMSPHAALHSALGSDHPGEESTKGTDAGRGMAMGSSTDPGMDAHAHCAAGGCGPGHDMSAMLCFLALLATVLLLLAPILMRSRWAFFAAIAARAREVPRIIAPASPPSLHVLSISRT is encoded by the coding sequence GTGGCGTCCGAGTTCCGGAGGGGAGGCAGCACAGTGATCGGACGGCATGCAACACCGAGCTCGGTGTGGCGTCCGCTTTTTCTGCTGCTCGCGGTCGTCGGTGTGATCGTCGGGATTCTGGGGATGCACACGCTTGTCTCGGGCCCCGCTGATTCGATGTCTCCTCACGCGGCTCTCCACTCGGCCCTGGGAAGCGATCACCCCGGGGAGGAGTCCACGAAGGGCACCGATGCCGGCCGCGGCATGGCGATGGGATCGAGCACGGATCCGGGCATGGATGCGCACGCGCACTGCGCGGCGGGGGGATGCGGTCCCGGGCATGACATGTCGGCGATGCTGTGTTTCCTGGCGTTGCTCGCTACCGTTCTGCTCCTTCTCGCGCCGATCCTCATGCGCTCGCGCTGGGCGTTCTTCGCGGCCATCGCGGCGCGGGCTCGTGAGGTCCCGCGGATCATCGCGCCCGCGTCTCCTCCGTCTCTTCACGTCCTCTCGATCAGTCGCACCTGA
- a CDS encoding DUF305 domain-containing protein produces MLPQRSGPGRWRRFRVRGSPAITPTRTKEKLMNTKLIAAACGAFLTVAVLAGCSTPSGGARQVPGAENGGGSSSATSSTHNAADVAFAMNMVVHHQQAIEMSDMLLAKQGVDPRVAELASKIKDAQGPEIDTMNSWLSGWGQSSDMSGMHHGDGMMSQADMTALQNATGAEAGSLFLTQMVEHHEGAIDMAKAEVQNGRNPDAVALAHRIVTDQTAEIATMQSMLAGG; encoded by the coding sequence GTGCTGCCGCAGCGCTCCGGCCCCGGCCGGTGGCGCCGCTTCCGCGTGCGCGGAAGCCCAGCCATCACTCCAACGCGAACGAAAGAGAAACTCATGAACACCAAGCTCATCGCTGCCGCCTGCGGCGCATTCCTCACCGTTGCCGTCCTGGCCGGTTGCAGCACTCCCTCCGGCGGCGCCCGTCAGGTGCCCGGGGCGGAAAATGGCGGCGGATCGTCGTCTGCCACGTCGAGCACCCACAACGCGGCGGATGTCGCGTTCGCCATGAACATGGTCGTGCACCATCAGCAGGCGATCGAGATGTCCGACATGCTTCTGGCGAAGCAGGGCGTCGATCCGCGAGTGGCCGAGCTCGCTTCGAAGATCAAGGACGCGCAAGGTCCGGAGATCGACACGATGAATAGCTGGCTCTCCGGATGGGGCCAGTCCTCGGACATGAGCGGCATGCACCACGGCGACGGCATGATGTCGCAGGCCGACATGACCGCGCTGCAGAACGCGACCGGTGCGGAGGCGGGATCGCTGTTCCTCACGCAGATGGTCGAACACCACGAGGGGGCCATCGACATGGCGAAGGCTGAGGTGCAGAACGGCAGGAACCCGGACGCCGTGGCGCTGGCGCATCGGATCGTGACCGACCAGACCGCGGAGATCGCCACCATGCAGAGCATGCTCGCCGGCGGCTGA
- a CDS encoding RICIN domain-containing protein, whose product MFPSRTTSGSSPRRRLRAILAAGAVAGALVAATLTAAPASAVTTGNGSLVYSPAAGTSFNPEGGRAAGTTYAKNIVLKNSGASNGTQLVTYDQLVLVNGVQVYPIYRSTNDGTSWTHVTDVVPSATFPTLTRTSQPFLFEVSQATGGLAAGTILLAGMIMPEDRSSSRLVVYKSTNQGTSWSYLSTIDTGGPAVYDPSPTSTTSTVWEPSLAIDGQGGLVAYFSDERQKASGVLQAVSYRRSTDGGATWGAESNVSAPNNQSDRPGMITVTKLPDGRYLATFEVVNRPSQSNNTAPVYFKTSPDGLNWSPTTSIGTPITLANGRGIGSSPYVKWVPGGGPKGMVVVASKWSLDAAGTIDGGQNFYVNYNLGDGPWERLPMAVTYDGPDAEGGTFSGFAQSIDYSVDGRTLYQATNVENLTTTYNDIRVGSIPLDAQQYEAEKAARTSDTSLVTDPDASNGSKVGNINNTTSSVTFTVRVPAAGSYTMNVRYDNGTGAASTHNVSVNGGTASALSYPATVNWGRYGWVQKTVALNAGANTIAFTKGTSFAELDAIQLSQPGTALDPQFRIVNRNSGKYLEIASASLADGAGAGQWGDTGNACQVWNVHPVSNGLQLFNANSGKLLEIPGAQTADGVRAAQWGPTGNATQVWSPATSGGWWTLTNANSGKPLEIAGSSTADGAFAQQRTADGSATQQWRLVREGIQ is encoded by the coding sequence ATGTTTCCATCACGCACCACATCGGGCTCGTCGCCGCGGCGACGACTCCGGGCCATCCTCGCGGCCGGCGCCGTCGCCGGCGCCCTCGTCGCGGCGACGCTGACGGCCGCCCCTGCCTCCGCCGTGACGACCGGCAACGGCTCGCTCGTCTACTCGCCGGCGGCCGGCACGTCCTTCAACCCGGAGGGCGGACGCGCGGCGGGCACCACCTACGCGAAGAACATCGTCCTGAAGAACAGCGGGGCGTCGAACGGCACCCAGCTCGTCACCTACGACCAGCTCGTGCTCGTGAACGGCGTGCAGGTCTACCCGATCTACCGCAGCACGAACGACGGGACGAGTTGGACGCACGTCACCGACGTGGTGCCGAGCGCGACCTTCCCGACGCTGACCCGCACCTCGCAGCCCTTCCTGTTCGAGGTCTCCCAGGCGACGGGCGGGCTGGCCGCCGGCACCATCCTGCTGGCCGGCATGATCATGCCGGAGGACCGCTCGAGCAGCCGCCTTGTCGTCTACAAGAGCACGAACCAGGGCACGTCGTGGTCGTATCTGAGCACCATCGACACGGGCGGCCCGGCCGTCTACGACCCCAGCCCGACCTCCACCACCTCGACCGTCTGGGAGCCGTCACTCGCCATCGACGGGCAGGGCGGACTGGTCGCGTACTTCTCCGATGAGCGGCAGAAGGCGAGCGGCGTCCTGCAGGCGGTGTCGTACCGCCGGTCCACCGACGGCGGTGCCACCTGGGGCGCCGAGTCGAACGTGTCGGCCCCGAACAACCAGTCCGACCGGCCCGGCATGATCACCGTCACCAAACTCCCGGACGGGCGGTACCTGGCCACGTTCGAGGTGGTCAACCGGCCGTCGCAGAGCAACAACACCGCCCCGGTGTACTTCAAGACCTCGCCCGACGGCTTGAACTGGTCGCCGACGACCAGCATCGGGACGCCGATCACCCTCGCCAACGGTCGCGGCATCGGCTCGTCGCCGTACGTGAAGTGGGTGCCGGGCGGCGGCCCGAAGGGCATGGTCGTCGTCGCGTCGAAGTGGTCGCTGGATGCCGCGGGCACCATCGACGGCGGTCAGAACTTCTACGTCAACTACAACCTGGGCGACGGGCCGTGGGAGCGGCTGCCGATGGCGGTCACCTACGACGGCCCGGACGCCGAGGGCGGAACCTTCAGCGGGTTCGCCCAGAGCATCGACTACTCGGTGGACGGCCGCACGCTGTACCAGGCGACGAACGTCGAGAACCTCACGACCACGTACAACGACATCCGTGTCGGCTCCATCCCGCTGGACGCCCAGCAGTACGAGGCCGAGAAGGCCGCCCGCACGTCGGACACCTCGCTCGTCACGGACCCGGACGCATCCAACGGAAGCAAGGTCGGCAACATCAACAACACGACCAGCTCGGTGACGTTCACCGTGCGCGTCCCCGCGGCCGGCAGCTACACGATGAACGTCCGCTACGACAACGGAACGGGCGCGGCGTCGACGCACAACGTCAGCGTCAACGGCGGCACCGCATCCGCCCTCAGCTACCCGGCGACGGTGAACTGGGGACGCTACGGCTGGGTGCAGAAGACGGTCGCGCTCAACGCGGGCGCGAACACGATCGCCTTCACGAAGGGGACCTCGTTCGCCGAGCTGGACGCCATCCAGCTCTCCCAGCCGGGCACCGCGCTCGACCCGCAGTTCCGCATCGTGAACCGCAACAGCGGCAAGTACCTGGAGATCGCGAGCGCCTCGCTCGCGGACGGCGCGGGCGCCGGCCAGTGGGGCGACACGGGCAACGCCTGCCAGGTGTGGAACGTGCACCCGGTGTCGAACGGCCTCCAGCTGTTCAACGCGAACAGCGGAAAACTGCTCGAGATCCCCGGCGCCCAGACAGCGGACGGCGTGCGAGCGGCCCAGTGGGGTCCGACCGGCAACGCCACGCAGGTGTGGTCCCCCGCCACCTCCGGCGGCTGGTGGACGCTGACCAACGCCAACAGCGGCAAGCCGCTCGAGATCGCCGGATCGTCCACGGCCGACGGCGCCTTCGCGCAGCAGCGCACCGCCGACGGCAGCGCGACGCAGCAGTGGCGGCTGGTGCGCGAGGGCATCCAGTAG
- a CDS encoding family 1 glycosylhydrolase: MTAPRWFEDGRLHLGLGIEDTFVPQERPGERAIDEYELTEHYDRYREDFALAAGVGAEVLRWGVPWYRIAPEPGRWDWDWTDRAVDALLEAGLRPIIDLLHYGTPTWLAEQFASADYPQHVAEFADRFGERYGDRVVDYTPVNEPVIHALFSGEYGYWPPYRTGAEGFAAIAANLARGFVLSQEALAARIGDRATFVHVDAAISYVGDESAPEHREEAERLRHQVHLVEDLVTGRVDDAHPLRDRLAPAVTDAELDWFAAHAVHPDIMGVNYYPRHSTELFEPGVRHGGGFADPRPSVDRGTQGLREALERFAARYGAPVMVTETCVTGTVDERIRWLDASIALVESMRSEGAPVVGYVWWPLFDMYEWTWRHSDRPRADHLLTMGLHDLVESPEGLLRSANPVADRFRAYASRLVTAP; the protein is encoded by the coding sequence GTGACGGCCCCGCGCTGGTTCGAGGACGGCCGCCTGCACCTCGGGCTCGGGATCGAGGACACCTTCGTGCCGCAGGAGCGGCCGGGTGAGCGCGCCATCGACGAGTACGAGCTCACCGAGCACTACGACCGCTACCGTGAGGACTTCGCCCTCGCGGCAGGCGTCGGGGCCGAGGTGCTGCGCTGGGGCGTCCCCTGGTACCGGATCGCGCCGGAGCCCGGCCGCTGGGACTGGGACTGGACCGACCGGGCGGTGGATGCGCTGCTCGAGGCGGGATTGCGGCCCATCATCGATCTGCTGCACTACGGCACCCCCACCTGGCTGGCCGAGCAGTTCGCCTCCGCGGACTACCCGCAGCACGTCGCCGAGTTCGCCGACCGCTTCGGCGAGCGCTACGGGGACCGCGTCGTGGACTACACGCCGGTGAACGAGCCGGTCATCCACGCGCTGTTCTCGGGAGAGTACGGCTACTGGCCGCCCTACCGGACCGGAGCAGAGGGATTCGCCGCCATCGCCGCGAACCTGGCCCGCGGCTTCGTCCTCAGCCAGGAGGCGCTGGCCGCCCGCATCGGCGACCGCGCGACGTTCGTGCACGTCGATGCCGCCATCAGCTACGTCGGGGACGAGAGCGCGCCGGAGCACCGCGAGGAGGCCGAGCGGCTGCGCCACCAGGTGCACCTGGTCGAAGACCTCGTCACCGGCCGGGTCGACGACGCGCACCCGCTGCGCGACCGGCTGGCTCCCGCGGTGACGGACGCCGAGCTGGACTGGTTCGCCGCCCATGCCGTCCACCCCGACATCATGGGCGTCAACTACTACCCGCGGCACTCCACCGAGCTGTTCGAGCCGGGCGTCCGGCACGGCGGCGGCTTCGCCGACCCCCGGCCGAGCGTCGACCGCGGCACGCAGGGCCTCCGCGAGGCGCTCGAGCGGTTCGCGGCCCGGTACGGCGCACCGGTGATGGTCACCGAGACGTGCGTGACGGGGACGGTCGATGAGCGCATCCGCTGGCTGGACGCGTCCATCGCACTGGTGGAGAGCATGCGGTCCGAGGGCGCACCGGTCGTCGGCTACGTCTGGTGGCCGCTGTTCGACATGTACGAGTGGACGTGGCGCCACAGCGACCGGCCGCGCGCCGACCACCTGCTCACGATGGGGCTCCACGACCTCGTCGAGTCCCCCGAGGGGCTGCTGCGTTCTGCGAACCCGGTCGCCGACCGCTTCCGCGCGTACGCCTCCCGCCTGGTCACGGCGCCGTGA
- a CDS encoding carbohydrate ABC transporter permease, with product MTATLSPAATRRSASAPRGRRAGRMTERWLLFAAALVLTAIVLLPVIVIVLTAFKPAAEINAYPPTLLPGTWTLDNFAKIFSDLPFGRLFLNSLVFAGGVTVFALVFDSLAAYALARIDFRGNRVVLIVIVASLMIPFQATLIPVYQLVAQLGWVNTFAGLIIPRAADAFGIFFLRQFFIALPRDLDNAARIDGAGEFRIFRSIVLPNAVPALLTLAIFTFVNNWNDLLWPLVFTTSPDMGTITSGLTLLTGPSGIIPYGTMMAGSLIAVLPLAVMFLIMQRRFIESVATTGLK from the coding sequence ATGACCGCCACCCTCAGCCCGGCCGCCACCCGCCGGTCCGCGTCGGCCCCGCGCGGGAGGCGCGCAGGACGGATGACGGAGCGCTGGCTCCTCTTCGCCGCCGCCCTGGTGCTGACCGCCATCGTGCTGCTCCCGGTGATCGTGATCGTCCTCACCGCGTTCAAGCCCGCCGCCGAGATCAACGCGTACCCGCCGACGCTGCTCCCCGGCACGTGGACGCTGGACAACTTCGCGAAGATCTTCAGCGACCTCCCGTTCGGCCGGCTCTTCCTCAACAGCCTGGTCTTCGCGGGCGGAGTCACGGTCTTCGCGCTGGTGTTCGACTCGCTGGCGGCCTACGCCCTCGCCCGGATCGACTTCCGCGGCAACCGCGTCGTGCTGATCGTGATCGTGGCCAGCCTGATGATCCCGTTCCAGGCGACGCTCATCCCCGTCTACCAGCTGGTGGCGCAGCTCGGGTGGGTCAACACGTTCGCCGGCCTGATCATCCCCCGGGCGGCGGACGCCTTCGGCATCTTCTTCCTCCGGCAGTTCTTCATCGCCCTCCCCCGCGACCTGGACAACGCGGCGCGGATCGACGGCGCCGGGGAGTTCCGCATCTTCCGGAGCATCGTGCTCCCGAATGCGGTCCCCGCGCTGCTCACGCTGGCCATCTTCACCTTCGTGAACAACTGGAACGACCTGCTCTGGCCGCTCGTCTTCACGACCTCCCCCGACATGGGCACCATCACGTCGGGGCTGACGCTGCTCACCGGCCCGAGCGGCATCATCCCCTACGGCACGATGATGGCCGGGTCGCTGATCGCGGTCCTGCCGCTCGCCGTCATGTTCCTGATCATGCAGCGCCGCTTCATTGAGAGCGTCGCGACCACGGGGCTCAAGTGA
- a CDS encoding carbohydrate ABC transporter permease, which produces MTTLTRSRTGRRPYRPPAPLGGRPRSARRRGPMALLFMLPAIVILIAFVGWPMLSALRLSFTNASGFGLEEWVGFDNYVQVFTDPRVLATLGNTALYTVLFTPTALIAALLLALLLTNRRLLGRGFFRTALFLPFIVSLAVAAFAWTYLLDPQVGLLNFWLRSVGIQLGNVLQDPALAMPTVVLVAIWKSFGFYMVIFIAGLQEIPESLYEAAKIDGAGAWRRFVSITLPQLSNTLAFVVVFAMIAALQAFDQIYVMTGGGPYRSTQTVVMEIYQEGFKKLDLGLATALSYVLLAATLLLSLIQFRFFGRREKDLA; this is translated from the coding sequence ATGACCACTCTCACCCGCTCCCGCACGGGCCGCCGGCCGTACCGTCCGCCGGCCCCGCTCGGCGGCCGGCCCCGCTCGGCACGCCGCCGCGGACCGATGGCTCTGCTCTTCATGCTCCCGGCGATCGTCATCCTGATCGCCTTCGTGGGCTGGCCGATGCTGTCGGCCCTGCGCCTCTCGTTCACGAACGCGAGCGGCTTCGGCCTGGAGGAGTGGGTCGGCTTCGACAACTACGTGCAGGTGTTCACCGACCCGCGCGTCCTCGCCACCCTCGGCAACACTGCCCTCTACACGGTGCTCTTCACCCCCACCGCGCTGATCGCCGCCCTGCTGCTCGCCCTCCTCCTCACCAACCGGCGGCTGCTCGGGCGCGGCTTCTTCCGCACCGCGCTGTTCCTGCCGTTCATCGTCTCGCTCGCGGTCGCGGCATTCGCGTGGACGTACCTGCTCGACCCGCAGGTGGGCCTGCTCAACTTCTGGCTGCGCAGCGTCGGCATCCAGCTCGGCAATGTGCTGCAGGACCCGGCGCTCGCGATGCCGACCGTCGTCCTGGTGGCCATCTGGAAGAGCTTCGGCTTCTACATGGTGATCTTCATCGCCGGCCTGCAGGAGATCCCGGAGTCGCTCTACGAGGCGGCGAAGATCGATGGAGCCGGAGCCTGGCGCCGGTTCGTCAGCATCACCCTCCCCCAGCTCAGCAACACCCTCGCGTTCGTCGTCGTGTTCGCGATGATCGCCGCGCTGCAGGCGTTCGACCAGATCTACGTCATGACCGGAGGCGGTCCGTACCGCTCGACGCAGACCGTCGTCATGGAGATCTACCAGGAGGGCTTCAAGAAGCTCGACCTCGGGCTCGCGACCGCGCTCTCCTACGTGCTGCTGGCCGCGACGCTCCTCCTCAGCCTCATCCAGTTCCGCTTCTTCGGACGCCGTGAGAAGGACCTCGCATGA
- a CDS encoding ABC transporter substrate-binding protein, with amino-acid sequence MKKLLAALAVAAGASLALAGCSTSSGSGDSAPVTLTFWHGYTEADGKVLDAIVDDFNKSQDKITIKTTTKTWAVIGDTLLPALSAKKGPDIVAMPAETLPVYASKGAFAKLDDFYASSEMKSASLRPAAVEMEKVDGSAYGVPTGFVPLSVIYNKALFEKAGITEFPKTWDEWVADAKKLTVDENGDGTPEQYGLALPDHATVGNGVWASLFYGNGGKIVDGSKSALDSSENAETLSYWAKAVTADKISPTGLDGVASDKLFSSGKAAMEIGGPWMAGVATENKIDYGIAGIPAGPKGAAASAIGISAAVTAQADSAKKAAAEKFFAYFFTKKVATKWSLGSGWPPLRTDIPSSDVSSNPVVATLTDLVGDARPLLPGVANSTDVLSAVDEATQKALAGGDPAALLKSASSQVQQALGK; translated from the coding sequence ATGAAGAAACTGCTTGCGGCGCTGGCCGTCGCGGCCGGCGCTTCTCTCGCGCTGGCCGGCTGCTCCACCTCCTCCGGCTCCGGCGACTCCGCCCCTGTCACCCTCACCTTCTGGCACGGCTACACCGAGGCCGACGGCAAGGTGCTCGACGCGATCGTCGACGACTTCAACAAGTCGCAGGACAAGATCACGATCAAGACCACGACCAAGACGTGGGCCGTCATCGGAGACACCCTCCTCCCCGCCCTCTCCGCCAAGAAGGGCCCGGACATCGTCGCGATGCCGGCCGAGACCCTCCCGGTGTACGCGTCGAAGGGCGCGTTCGCCAAACTCGACGACTTCTACGCGAGCAGCGAGATGAAGAGCGCATCGCTGCGACCCGCCGCTGTCGAGATGGAGAAGGTCGACGGCTCGGCGTACGGCGTCCCGACCGGCTTCGTCCCGCTCTCCGTCATCTACAACAAGGCCCTGTTCGAGAAGGCCGGGATCACCGAGTTCCCGAAGACCTGGGACGAGTGGGTGGCCGACGCCAAGAAGCTCACCGTCGACGAGAACGGCGACGGAACCCCCGAGCAGTACGGCCTCGCCCTCCCGGACCACGCGACCGTGGGCAACGGCGTCTGGGCCAGCCTGTTCTACGGCAACGGCGGGAAGATCGTCGACGGCTCGAAGTCGGCGCTCGACTCCTCCGAGAACGCCGAGACGCTGTCGTACTGGGCGAAGGCCGTCACCGCCGACAAGATCTCGCCGACCGGCCTCGACGGGGTCGCCTCCGACAAGCTGTTCTCCTCCGGCAAGGCCGCGATGGAGATCGGCGGACCCTGGATGGCCGGTGTCGCCACCGAGAACAAGATCGACTACGGCATCGCCGGCATCCCCGCCGGACCGAAGGGCGCGGCAGCGTCGGCGATCGGCATCTCCGCCGCGGTCACCGCGCAGGCCGACTCGGCCAAGAAGGCCGCAGCGGAGAAGTTCTTCGCCTACTTCTTCACCAAGAAGGTCGCGACGAAGTGGTCGCTCGGCTCCGGCTGGCCGCCCCTGCGCACCGACATCCCGTCGTCCGACGTGTCGTCCAACCCGGTCGTGGCCACGCTCACCGACCTCGTCGGCGACGCGCGTCCACTTCTCCCCGGCGTGGCGAACAGCACGGATGTGCTCTCCGCGGTCGACGAGGCGACGCAGAAGGCCCTCGCCGGCGGCGACCCGGCCGCGCTGCTGAAGTCCGCATCCAGCCAGGTGCAGCAGGCCCTCGGCAAGTGA
- a CDS encoding ice-binding family protein, whose amino-acid sequence MADSTSSFSSSSVIRRIGLGATAAALLALLGLTFGPASARADTTLDGPVDIGTAAPFGVLGSSAVTNTGPTVVDGDVGVSPGSSITGFGGPPEGTLTGTLHQTDAVAAQAQSDVTTAFNTASGLTPTTSGVGELNGLSLTPGVYSGGALSLADNGALTLAGSATSVWVFQAASTLTIGSATHITMTGGATACNVFWRVGSSATLGTAAQFVGTVLADQSITATTGATIAGRLLASNAAVTLDTNTVTVPTGCPPPGTPVTTSSPAITSGTPTDAVVGTPYSFTVTASGTPAPTYAVTAGTLPAGLTLNPTTGVISGTPTTPGSSTVTITASNGQSPDASAVYTFLTAPAAVPVGAAGGTAIDSTALLAQSGSDATLPFAAALLVLALGLGLSGFAAHRSTRRPG is encoded by the coding sequence GTGGCCGATTCGACATCCTCTTTCTCCTCTTCTTCTGTCATCCGGCGGATCGGCCTCGGGGCCACAGCGGCTGCGCTTCTCGCACTGCTCGGGCTGACCTTCGGCCCGGCTTCGGCGCGGGCGGACACCACCCTCGACGGGCCGGTGGACATCGGGACGGCCGCGCCCTTCGGCGTGCTCGGGTCGAGCGCCGTGACGAACACCGGACCGACGGTCGTCGACGGTGACGTGGGGGTGTCACCCGGATCGTCGATCACCGGGTTCGGCGGCCCTCCGGAGGGCACGCTCACCGGAACCCTCCATCAGACCGACGCCGTCGCGGCGCAGGCGCAGAGCGATGTGACGACCGCCTTCAACACGGCGAGCGGGCTGACCCCGACGACCTCCGGGGTCGGCGAGCTCAACGGCCTGTCGCTGACACCCGGCGTCTACTCCGGCGGCGCGTTGTCTCTCGCGGACAACGGAGCGCTGACGCTCGCCGGGAGTGCGACGTCGGTCTGGGTCTTCCAGGCCGCCAGCACCCTCACGATCGGATCGGCGACCCACATCACGATGACCGGTGGTGCGACGGCGTGCAACGTCTTCTGGAGGGTCGGCTCGTCGGCGACGCTCGGCACTGCGGCGCAGTTCGTCGGCACCGTGCTGGCCGACCAGTCCATCACCGCGACGACCGGCGCGACCATCGCGGGCCGCCTGCTGGCGAGCAACGCGGCGGTCACCCTCGACACGAACACCGTGACGGTGCCGACGGGCTGCCCGCCGCCGGGCACACCGGTCACGACATCCAGCCCGGCCATCACGTCGGGGACGCCGACCGACGCGGTCGTGGGAACCCCGTACTCCTTCACGGTGACGGCCTCCGGCACGCCGGCGCCCACCTACGCGGTGACCGCCGGGACACTCCCCGCGGGACTCACGCTCAACCCAACCACCGGCGTGATCTCCGGAACACCGACGACACCGGGTTCGTCGACCGTCACCATCACGGCGTCCAACGGGCAGAGCCCGGACGCCTCTGCGGTCTACACCTTCCTGACGGCGCCGGCCGCCGTGCCCGTCGGAGCCGCCGGGGGCACAGCGATCGATTCGACCGCCCTGCTCGCGCAGAGCGGAAGCGATGCGACGCTGCCGTTCGCCGCCGCACTGCTCGTGCTCGCCCTCGGTCTCGGTCTGAGCGGCTTCGCCGCGCACCGCTCCACGCGGCGACCGGGCTGA
- a CDS encoding SRPBCC domain-containing protein: MTIERRLARAGFTLTRDYPAPPERVWDAFADEEQKRSWWGAGDAIEPGEWSFDFRVGGRDVAEGTFHDGPVSRYEATYTDIVEHVRIVTTYDMWIDGVHMSTSVASLEFDPIDEGTRFTHIEHGVFFDRFWADGPGRESGTRGLLDALGAYLAR, from the coding sequence ATGACGATCGAACGCCGCCTCGCCCGCGCCGGATTCACCCTCACCCGCGACTACCCCGCCCCGCCCGAACGCGTCTGGGACGCCTTCGCCGACGAGGAGCAGAAGCGGAGCTGGTGGGGAGCAGGAGACGCCATCGAGCCGGGCGAATGGTCCTTCGACTTCCGGGTCGGCGGGCGGGACGTGGCAGAGGGCACGTTCCACGACGGCCCGGTGTCGCGCTACGAGGCCACGTACACCGACATCGTCGAGCACGTCCGGATCGTCACCACGTACGACATGTGGATCGACGGCGTGCACATGTCGACCTCCGTCGCCTCCCTCGAGTTCGATCCGATCGACGAGGGCACCCGCTTCACGCACATCGAGCACGGCGTCTTCTTCGACCGGTTCTGGGCCGACGGTCCCGGGCGCGAGAGCGGCACCCGGGGCCTCCTCGACGCCCTGGGTGCCTACCTCGCGCGTTAG
- a CDS encoding dihydrofolate reductase family protein: MTRVRMDLFASLDGYTPSDASPDNPMGEDWGRLTAAWASTRTFRERIFGDTSGAGTAGVDDRFGREFFEGIGAEIMGAGMFGLHSFPDDAEWKGWWGDTPPFGTPVFVLTSTAPRSPIEMNGGTTFHFRSTPVEEVLAEATEAAGGRDVRVGGGYRTARAFLRAGLVDDLHLMIAPIFLGRGHRLFDDLTGMDQTHTVTSEVAESGTIHVTLTR; this comes from the coding sequence ATGACCCGCGTTCGCATGGACCTCTTCGCCTCCCTCGACGGCTACACGCCGTCCGATGCGTCGCCCGACAACCCGATGGGCGAGGACTGGGGCCGCCTCACGGCCGCCTGGGCATCGACCCGGACGTTCCGCGAGCGCATCTTCGGCGACACGAGCGGGGCCGGCACGGCCGGCGTCGACGACCGGTTCGGCCGCGAGTTCTTCGAGGGGATCGGCGCCGAGATCATGGGCGCCGGCATGTTCGGCCTGCACTCCTTCCCCGACGACGCCGAGTGGAAGGGATGGTGGGGAGACACCCCGCCGTTCGGCACCCCGGTCTTCGTGCTCACCAGCACCGCGCCGCGCTCCCCGATCGAGATGAACGGCGGCACGACCTTCCACTTCCGCAGCACTCCCGTGGAGGAGGTGCTCGCCGAGGCGACCGAGGCCGCAGGCGGACGGGATGTCCGGGTGGGCGGCGGCTATCGCACCGCCCGCGCCTTCCTCCGGGCCGGCCTCGTCGACGACCTGCACCTCATGATCGCCCCGATCTTCCTGGGCCGCGGGCACCGGCTGTTCGACGACCTGACCGGAATGGACCAGACGCACACCGTGACGTCCGAGGTCGCGGAGAGCGGCACCATCCACGTCACCCTCACCCGCTAG
- a CDS encoding metalloregulator ArsR/SmtB family transcription factor, which translates to MPKYYDELDAVLRALADPTRRAVVERLAMSPAVVTELAAPFPMALPSFMQHLSVLENAGVITSEKHGRVRTVSLRPGALDILHLWLGEQRTPAEHQADRLGIHLARAAAAPTPKDT; encoded by the coding sequence GTGCCTAAGTATTACGACGAGCTCGACGCCGTGCTCCGCGCTCTCGCGGACCCCACGCGGCGAGCCGTCGTGGAGCGGCTCGCGATGTCACCAGCGGTGGTGACCGAGCTCGCGGCCCCATTTCCTATGGCGCTGCCGTCGTTCATGCAGCACCTGAGCGTGCTCGAGAACGCGGGAGTGATCACCTCCGAGAAGCACGGACGCGTCCGCACGGTGAGCCTGCGGCCGGGCGCGCTCGACATCCTGCACCTCTGGCTCGGGGAGCAACGCACTCCCGCCGAGCACCAGGCCGACCGCCTCGGCATCCACCTCGCCCGCGCCGCCGCGGCGCCGACCCCGAAGGACACCTGA